The following are encoded in a window of Rissa tridactyla isolate bRisTri1 chromosome 3, bRisTri1.patW.cur.20221130, whole genome shotgun sequence genomic DNA:
- the TENT5A gene encoding terminal nucleotidyltransferase 5A → MADDEKAGGGPGGSYAGGCESAHCNVLSWEQVQRLDRILSETIPIHGRGNFPTLAMQPRQIVKVVRSRLEEKGIGLRDVRLNGSAASHVLHQDSGLGYKDLDLIFCADLKGEAEFQTVKDVVLDCLLDFLPEGVNKEKITPLTLKEAYVQKMVKVCNDSDRWSLISLSNNSGKNVELKFVDSLRRQFEFSVDSFQIKLDSLLLFYECSENPMTETFHPTIIGESVYGDFQEAFDHLCNKIIATRNPEEIRGGGLLKYCNLLVRGFRAASESEIKSLQRYMCSRFFIDFSDIGEQQRKLESYLQNHFVGLEDRKYDYLMTLHGVVNESTVCLMGHERRQTLNLITMLAIRVLAEQNIIPNVANVTCYYQPAPYVADANFSNYYIAQVQTVFPCQQHTYSTWLPCN, encoded by the exons ATGGCAGACGATGAGAaggccggcggcggccccggcgggagTTACGCGGGGGGCTGCGAGAGCGCGCACTGCAACGTGCTGAGCTGGGAGCAAGTGCAGCGGCTGGACCGCATCCTCAGCGAGACCATCCCCATCCACGGCCGCGGCAACTTCCCCACGCTGGCCATGCAGCCCCGCCAGATCGTCAAGGTGGTGCGGAGCcggctggaggagaagggcatCGGCCTGCGGGACGTGCGGCTCAACGGCTCGGCCGCCAGCCACGTCCTCCACCAGGACAGCGGGCTGGGCTACAAGGACTTGGACCTCATCTTCTGCGCCGACCTCAAAGGGGAAGCCGAGTTTCAGACTGTGAAGGACGTGGTCTTGGACTGCCTCTTGGATTTCTTGCCCGAGGGGGTGAACAAGGAGAAGATCACGCCGCTTACCCTCAAG GAGGCTTATGTGCAGAAAATGGTAAAAGTATGCAATGATTCAGACCGCTGGAGTCTCATCTCCCTGTCCAACAACAGTGGCAAAAATGTGGAGCTGAAATTTGTGGACTCTCTGAGGCGGCAGTTTGAATTCAGTGTCGATTCCTTTCAAATCAAGCTGGACtccctgctgcttttttatgAGTGTTCAGAGAATCCGATGACCGAAACTTTTCACCCGACTATCATTGGTGAGAGCGTCTATGGGGATTTCCAGGAAGCCTTTGATCACCTCTGCAACAAGATAATCGCCACCAGAAACCCAGAAGAAATCAGAGGAGGTGGTCTTCTCAAGTACTGCAACCTTTTGGTAAGGGGCTTTAGGGCTGCCTCCGAATCCGAGATTAAGTCCCTGCAGAGATACATGTGTTCAAGGTTTTTCATTGACTTCTCAGACATTGGAGAACAGCAGAGAAAGCTGGAGTCCTACTTGCAGAACCACTTTGTGGGATTAGAGGACCGCAAGTATGACTATCTCATGACCCTTCACGGTGTGGTGAATGAGAGCACAGTGTGCCTGATGGGACATGAGAGGAGACAGACTCTGAATCTGATCACCATGCTGGCCATCCGGGTCCTAGCCGAGCAAAATATCATCCCCAATGTGGCCAATGTCACCTGCTACTACCAGCCAGCCCCGTACGTAGCAGATGCCAACTTCAGCAATTACTATATCGCCCAGGTTCAGACGGTGTTCCCTTGCCAGCAGCACACATACTCTACTTGGCTGCCCTGTAATTAA